In Acidovorax sp. GBBC 1281, a single window of DNA contains:
- a CDS encoding flavin reductase family protein yields the protein MNSPLHRPIAARPPGFSTREFRDALGMFATGVTIVTARGPDGGLIGLTASSFNSVSLQPPLVLWSLAHKASTLTALSAGSHYAINVLAADQRALAERFASRGVDRWAGVAHQPGIAGAPVLDGAAAVFECFNRSQYVEGDHTIFVGEVERCSHRTGASPLLYHGGTFYTEHPLGAAPALQAEIRK from the coding sequence GTGAACAGCCCCCTGCACCGCCCCATCGCCGCCCGTCCGCCCGGTTTCTCCACGCGCGAGTTCCGCGATGCGCTGGGCATGTTCGCCACGGGCGTGACCATCGTCACCGCGCGCGGCCCGGACGGCGGGCTCATCGGCCTCACGGCCAGCTCCTTCAATTCGGTGTCGCTGCAGCCCCCGCTGGTGCTGTGGAGCCTGGCGCACAAGGCCTCCACGCTGACCGCCCTGTCGGCCGGCTCCCACTACGCGATCAACGTGCTGGCGGCCGACCAGCGCGCCCTGGCCGAGCGCTTCGCCTCGCGCGGGGTGGACCGCTGGGCCGGCGTGGCCCACCAGCCGGGCATCGCGGGCGCCCCCGTGCTGGACGGCGCCGCGGCGGTGTTCGAGTGCTTCAACCGCAGCCAGTACGTGGAGGGCGACCACACGATCTTCGTGGGCGAGGTGGAGCGCTGCAGCCACCGCACGGGCGCCTCGCCGCTGCTCTACCACGGCGGCACGTTCTACACCGAGCACCCGCTGGGTGCCGCGCCCGCGCTGCAGGCCGAGATCCGCAAATGA